The following proteins are encoded in a genomic region of uncultured Vibrio sp.:
- a CDS encoding ATPase, with product MSSPKRVVISWSSGKDSTLTLERLQQDPNHQVVGLYTTYVDDEVPFQATPLDVVQMQADLLHLPLVTIPLPEVFPSNEIYQSTIVTALAESGLNIQAVAFGDMFCNGIADYRRSYIETAGWECVFPLLGECSKSLALEIIERGIKTMLITTDEEALSSDWCGRWYDKALVDSLPSHIDPCGENGEFHTLVTSTPSFQGHIELVKLEVEIGERFSHQRYCAKSLPKQI from the coding sequence ATGAGTTCACCTAAACGAGTCGTGATCAGTTGGTCGAGTGGAAAAGATTCCACATTGACGCTAGAAAGATTGCAACAAGATCCAAACCACCAAGTGGTTGGACTCTACACAACTTATGTCGACGACGAAGTCCCTTTTCAAGCGACACCTCTTGATGTCGTTCAGATGCAGGCTGACTTGCTGCATTTACCTCTCGTTACGATACCTTTACCTGAAGTGTTTCCTAGCAATGAAATATATCAATCTACCATTGTCACAGCATTGGCAGAGAGTGGGTTGAACATACAAGCCGTCGCGTTTGGTGATATGTTTTGTAATGGTATTGCCGACTACCGAAGAAGCTATATTGAAACCGCAGGCTGGGAATGTGTTTTCCCGCTATTAGGGGAGTGTAGCAAGAGCTTAGCTTTGGAAATCATCGAGCGCGGTATTAAAACGATGCTTATCACCACTGATGAAGAAGCCTTGTCATCAGATTGGTGTGGGCGTTGGTATGACAAAGCCTTGGTTGACTCACTACCAAGTCATATTGATCCGTGTGGCGAAAATGGCGAGTTTCATACTTTGGTGACATCCACCCCTTCATTTCAAGGCCATATAGAACTGGTTAAGCTAGAGGTGGAGATAGGAGAGAGATTTAGTCACCAAAGATACTGCGCCAAATCATTGCCAAAACAAATCTAG